The Blochmannia endosymbiont of Camponotus sp. genome includes a window with the following:
- the rpe gene encoding ribulose-phosphate 3-epimerase produces the protein MKRFLIAPSILSANFAKLGEDVTNVISAGADLLHFDVMDNHYVPNLSIGSMVLQSLRNYGISIPIDVHLMAKPIDRLISDFASVGATYISFHPEATKHIDRSLQLIKEHGCKAGLVFNPSTTLNYLEYVMHKIDMIILMSVNPGFSGQSFIPMILNKISQTRKLIDNANHNIDLAVDGGINIKNIRSILEAGANTFIMGSAIFRSPNYYETIHMVRSILSNQ, from the coding sequence ATGAAACGCTTTTTAATAGCTCCATCGATTTTGTCAGCTAATTTTGCCAAACTGGGAGAAGATGTAACTAATGTCATATCTGCTGGTGCAGATTTGTTACATTTTGATGTTATGGATAATCATTATGTTCCTAATTTAAGCATAGGATCCATGGTATTACAATCATTACGTAATTATGGAATTAGTATCCCTATTGATGTCCATCTAATGGCGAAGCCAATAGATCGATTAATATCAGATTTTGCTTCTGTTGGCGCAACGTATATCAGTTTTCATCCAGAAGCAACAAAACATATTGATCGATCATTACAACTAATTAAAGAACATGGATGTAAAGCGGGATTAGTTTTTAACCCTAGCACTACTCTCAATTATTTGGAATATGTGATGCATAAAATTGATATGATTATATTAATGTCAGTAAACCCTGGATTTAGCGGACAATCATTTATCCCTATGATTTTAAACAAAATAAGTCAAACACGCAAATTAATAGACAATGCCAACCATAATATTGATTTAGCAGTGGATGGAGGAATTAATATAAAAAATATACGTTCAATTTTAGAAGCTGGCGCAAACACATTCATTATGGGATCAGCTATCTTTAGGTCTCCAAATTACTACGAAACCATACACATGGTTCGCTCTATTCTATCGAATCAATAA
- the aroK gene encoding shikimate kinase AroK, with amino-acid sequence MKQLLSYNKNILKKHNIFLIGPMGAGKSTIGRQLANQLNMEFFDSDQEIETRTGANISWVFDVEGEVRFRDREEKIINELTKKQGIILATGGGSIKSSITRNNLATRGLVIYLTTTIEKQLIRTQHDKRRPLLRTSSISENVRELLEILAKERNPLYEEIADISISTDEQNIRIVVNKIIIFRNQSTI; translated from the coding sequence ATGAAGCAGTTACTTTCATATAATAAAAATATATTAAAAAAACATAATATTTTTTTGATTGGACCTATGGGGGCCGGAAAAAGTACCATTGGCCGTCAATTAGCAAATCAATTAAACATGGAATTCTTTGATTCTGATCAAGAAATAGAAACTCGTACTGGTGCAAATATTAGTTGGGTTTTTGATGTGGAGGGAGAAGTTAGGTTCCGTGATCGTGAAGAAAAAATTATCAATGAACTAACAAAAAAACAGGGAATTATATTAGCTACTGGAGGTGGTTCTATTAAATCTAGCATAACACGAAATAATCTTGCTACTCGTGGGTTAGTGATATATTTAACAACAACTATTGAAAAACAATTAATTCGAACACAACACGATAAAAGACGCCCGTTATTAAGAACATCATCAATATCAGAAAATGTTCGAGAATTATTAGAAATTTTAGCTAAAGAACGAAATCCGCTATACGAAGAAATTGCAGATATAAGCATATCCACTGACGAACAAAACATTAGAATTGTCGTTAATAAAATTATTATTTTTCGTAACCAGAGCACTATATAA
- the aroB gene encoding 3-dehydroquinate synthase, translated as MEKIIVKLHKRSYPVIISDKLFNHFSSFWSLHAGDKVVLITNDRVAPIYLNVLCNLLAHAGIITDQLILPDGEKNKTLITLNKIFTKLLTQNYDRSTILIALGGGVIGDITGFAAATYQRGIRFIQVPTTLLAQVDASIGGKTGVNHVLGKNMIGAFHQPNAVIINLDVLNTLTVKEFSSGLAEIIKYAVALDSDFFNWLESNLDNLLILNVPSLMYCIRRCCELKASIVSIDEYDQGIRSSLNLGHTYGHAIESYLNYKQWSHGEAVAAGIMLATNTALRLRQLSYSAAERIKQLLMRARLPIHGPKEMTPKNYLKYMTRDKKSISGQLNLVLPVSIGCVKTIFNVNHELVSLSIEDTCS; from the coding sequence ATGGAAAAAATTATCGTAAAATTACACAAACGAAGCTATCCAGTTATCATCTCAGACAAGTTATTTAATCATTTTTCATCCTTTTGGTCGCTGCATGCTGGCGATAAAGTAGTGTTAATCACCAATGATCGAGTAGCGCCAATTTACTTAAATGTATTATGTAATTTACTAGCTCATGCAGGTATTATCACTGATCAACTAATTTTACCAGATGGGGAAAAAAATAAAACTTTAATAACATTAAATAAAATATTCACTAAATTATTAACACAAAATTATGATCGCAGTACAATACTTATTGCGCTTGGTGGTGGTGTTATCGGAGATATAACTGGATTTGCTGCTGCTACATATCAACGCGGGATACGTTTTATTCAAGTCCCAACAACGTTGCTTGCACAAGTAGACGCATCTATTGGCGGAAAAACTGGGGTCAATCATGTGCTTGGAAAAAATATGATTGGAGCCTTTCACCAACCTAATGCTGTTATTATCAATTTAGATGTCTTAAATACATTAACTGTAAAAGAGTTTTCTTCTGGATTAGCTGAAATAATTAAGTATGCCGTTGCTCTTGATTCTGATTTTTTTAATTGGTTGGAATCTAATTTAGACAATTTATTAATTTTAAATGTACCATCTCTAATGTATTGTATTCGTCGTTGTTGCGAATTAAAAGCATCTATAGTTTCAATTGATGAATATGATCAAGGTATTAGAAGCTCGCTTAATCTTGGGCATACTTATGGTCATGCTATTGAATCATATTTAAATTATAAACAATGGTCTCATGGCGAGGCTGTAGCAGCAGGTATCATGTTAGCAACAAATACTGCTTTGCGTTTAAGACAACTTAGTTACAGCGCCGCAGAACGTATAAAACAGTTATTAATGCGCGCTAGGCTGCCTATACACGGCCCAAAAGAAATGACACCAAAAAATTATTTAAAATATATGACACGTGACAAAAAATCGATATCAGGACAACTTAATTTAGTTTTACCTGTCTCCATAGGATGTGTAAAGACTATTTTTAATGTAAATCATGAGTTAGTATCTCTATCTATCGAAGATACTTGTAGTTAA
- the trpS gene encoding tryptophan--tRNA ligase: MNKPIVFSGAQPSGRLTIGNYIGAIRQWVKMQHNYQCIYCIVDLHSATNYNNLRQLNKTSLDTLALYLACGIDPNNSTIFIQSHVPEHSQLNWLLNCYTYFGELNRMNQFKEKLAQQKESINIGLFNYPVLMASDILLYQTNLVPVGSDQKQHLELTRNIAKRFNYKYGTIFVIPEICIPVYGSRIMSLLEPNKKMSKSDNNSNNIITLLDDINTISEKIKRAVTDTDNPPMIKYDPINKPGISNLLEILSGINEQPIKYLEKLFKKKPYFYLKNEVIQSISSMLTKLQKRYYTERANEDKLRYILYMGAEKARKRANITLQRVHKAMGLLNINYK, encoded by the coding sequence ATAAATAAACCAATTGTGTTTAGTGGAGCTCAACCATCAGGTCGACTGACTATTGGAAACTACATCGGGGCGATACGTCAATGGGTCAAAATGCAACATAATTATCAATGCATATATTGCATAGTAGATTTACATTCAGCTACAAACTACAATAATTTACGTCAGTTAAATAAAACATCATTAGATACACTAGCTTTATATTTAGCGTGTGGTATTGACCCGAATAATAGTACCATATTTATTCAGTCCCATGTTCCAGAACATAGTCAATTAAACTGGTTATTGAATTGTTATACATATTTTGGAGAACTAAATCGTATGAATCAATTCAAAGAAAAATTAGCACAACAAAAAGAAAGTATTAATATCGGTTTATTTAACTATCCAGTGCTAATGGCATCAGACATTCTATTATATCAAACCAATTTAGTTCCAGTAGGCTCAGATCAAAAACAACATTTAGAATTAACACGTAATATCGCTAAACGTTTTAATTATAAATATGGTACAATTTTTGTAATTCCAGAAATATGTATTCCTGTATATGGCTCTCGTATCATGTCTTTATTAGAACCAAATAAAAAAATGTCTAAATCAGATAATAATTCTAATAATATTATTACTCTTTTAGACGATATTAATACTATATCAGAAAAAATCAAACGCGCTGTTACCGATACTGATAACCCTCCAATGATTAAATATGATCCCATTAATAAACCTGGTATTTCTAATTTACTAGAGATTCTTTCTGGAATAAATGAACAACCAATAAAGTATTTAGAAAAATTGTTTAAAAAAAAACCATATTTTTATTTAAAAAATGAAGTCATTCAATCAATATCATCGATGTTGACAAAATTACAAAAACGTTATTACACTGAACGTGCTAATGAAGATAAGTTACGCTATATACTATATATGGGAGCAGAAAAAGCGCGAAAACGTGCTAATATCACCTTACAAAGGGTACATAAAGCAATGGGTTTACTCAATATTAATTATAAATAG
- a CDS encoding NfuA family Fe-S biogenesis protein, with the protein MINVTSGAQEHFVRILKNKNPGTQIRVFVVDPGTVHAECGICFCSPEQFKSSDMIIEFELFSIHVDRSCISLLKDARIDIIVNDLGHQLTIKAPNITKKYNDTEESMNSASLEDKVRHVLQFRINPQLEMHGGSVSLVHITKDLLAVIKFYGGCNGCAMASYTIKEGIETTLKNLFPELKGVLDITQHQHDIHSYY; encoded by the coding sequence ATGATTAATGTAACTTCTGGAGCGCAAGAACATTTTGTCAGAATTTTAAAGAACAAAAACCCAGGAACTCAGATACGAGTATTTGTAGTTGATCCAGGTACTGTTCACGCAGAGTGCGGTATTTGTTTTTGTTCACCAGAACAATTCAAATCCAGTGATATGATCATTGAATTTGAATTGTTCTCTATACATGTAGATCGGTCGTGTATTTCTTTACTTAAAGATGCACGAATTGATATTATAGTTAATGACTTAGGCCATCAGCTTACTATTAAGGCCCCTAACATTACTAAAAAATACAATGATACAGAAGAAAGTATGAACAGTGCTTCATTAGAAGACAAAGTAAGACATGTATTACAATTTCGTATTAATCCGCAATTAGAGATGCACGGCGGTAGTGTATCTTTAGTACATATTACTAAAGATCTGTTAGCTGTTATTAAATTTTATGGCGGATGTAATGGATGTGCGATGGCTAGTTATACTATAAAAGAAGGTATAGAAACTACTCTAAAAAACCTATTTCCAGAATTAAAAGGAGTTCTGGATATTACTCAACATCAACATGACATACATTCTTATTATTAA